The Gossypium arboreum isolate Shixiya-1 chromosome 2, ASM2569848v2, whole genome shotgun sequence region GAGATTTCTGCCCCCACGTGCCAGCCATTAAGCTGGTGCAAAGTGGCCAAGCAGGCCCCTTTGTTTGTTCAGAAAGACCCTTAACTATAATTTGTCCCAAATTGTAACTCTTTCCAGCAAAGGGACCAATGCAGTCAGGACCACAATGGTACTATTGAGAAAAGGCTAAAATGGAGTAGTCGAAAATGACGAGACATAAATCTTAACCCCACCGCCCCACATTCTTCTCCGCCATtatcaaagaagaagaagatgaaagaATCATGGGTTTCACTAGATATTTTCAGTCAATATTGAATTGGAAAACTATAGTGGCTATTTAATACAGTATACATTAAGGTTAACATTTTAGTCCAAGTTTCAACTTCCATTTTAGTCATTTCAATCACCAATGAATTAACATTTTCATTTGGAGGTGACCTTAAAACAAAGAACATGGTGTGAACCAATAAAAGGGCAGCAGCTGTAGTTTGTTTGGTTTCAAGAAGCCAAAGGGAGGGCTAGCCTAGGCTTGGCTTGGCTTTTCTTTTGCTAGCTTTTCTCAAGTCAAACAAAACTTTAAAAGAGGCACCTTGTTCTGTCACACCTCATATATAAAGGGCGTTAAAAGCGTTAGACAAATGCATCTTTCAAAACTTTGCTTTTTTCTTTAACACCCTTTTTTGCGTTTCAAGCTTGACTTCTTTATTTTTCTTGTGGATAATTATTTTTAGATTAAAAAGATTGGCTTATGTCTTATGATCCTTTAGAAAATACACAAAGAACCCGCTTTATAATCTGCCTATACTAACCTATGGTAAATAGGACCCTTGAGGCCCAAAGACATTGCCAAGGACAAATCCCAATTGCCAGCAAACTATCCATAGTTTTCACTCCCCGACTATCATGCATGGCAAAGAAAAGATTGACACTGCCATGATCCCGCCAAGTTTGCACGTTGCCCTACGAAATTAGATGACACAGGACAATGAAAACTAGCCATTTCCATGCACTGTTTATCCCTAAGTCAACATCTAAGTAAGATATAATCTTAGATATCtattctcatcttcttccccatctAGCTATTACTTTGGTCCTCCCTCTCTAAATTTCCTCGAGTCCCTAAGCATCAGATAATAACCGGctagaatttttaaattgaaaaagcaAGAGGATTGAACTTTAAATTATAGGGACTAAATCTCAAATTATGGATAAGTACGAGGACTAATATCATATTTTAACCCTTTTTTTATTTAAAGAAAAACAGACTTCCCTGTGGAGCTGTCTCCAATGACCAATTCGTGTTTCAACAGGCCTTTCTGAAAAGAGAAAAAAGTGAGAAGAGAAAGGAAGATTTGATAATTTGTGTGTGCTTCAAGATCTGCTCTATATCCATCACATGGTTTAAAATAGCCAAAATACTAAAGTAATTCCAAGATTCAATTCAATGTCCCAAAAAATACTTTCATTTCAAAAAGATATTACATGAATATGATTACATTTAAGTTTGGGTAGTCGCAATACTTTGCTCAACTCTTTCAACAAACACTCCAAATTTCTTTCCCTTCAGAATTTATGTACATGAGTGACCATGAAAAACAACAAAGAATGACTCAAAACAAGCTATAAACAACAACCACACAAGGTAACTCTCGGTATAATGCACGTGGAAGACCATAAACGATATGATCACATAAAATGCAGAGTACCAAGTTCTTGAGTTGACGAGGGTTGTAGGGCACGGATTCTAACATCGTATTTTCTATGGCTAGAAACTTCATTACTAGGGGATGAATTGGATTTGTCTAATACAAGAGGGTAGCCTGAAGTTTTTTCATCATAAGCATTTCCAATGTGGTTGCCACACTTGCGGCAAAGAAGTTTGGTTCTATGGCGGAACAAGCCCCAAGAATGCCTTGAAAAGTAAGGAACGCATTGGAACTCATCAACTTGTGTAAATCTGCTCTCATCTATACTGAAGAATGATATAATCCCTCGCTTTATAGACTTTCCATATTTTGAGCCAATTGTTGCGGTGTTTCGACTAGAAGAACTCAGGTTTAGCTCATACCCACAAGAGCCACAGCTGCAAGAAAGAATTGTTTCGACCATTTTATATCTTCAAAAAATGTAATGCTAAGGAAACTATTATGCAGTGTCTGAAACTAAAGAGACTTGGCAGTTCTGTACATACATTAGTTATACTTATGTTGCTTTAGAGAGGAAGACTAGAATTTCAACGAGTGTTCAATGAAGGCATCATAATTTGAAATGATGGAAGCATCTAAGGAACTTTTCTGCTAATCGACTCTTTCTAAGTACTCATTgcaatttcatgaaaaaaaaaatagaattaaaatttacTAGGACTATAATTCTCAATGTCAACTACTCTTTAAGAATTTGTAAATTCCAATTTCATGAGCTAAACTAATAGGAAAAATCCTAAAAGGCTTTTGATCAGTTAGCCAAATAGAAgtaaatgaaaaacaaaattacCAGATGAGTTCATAACCTGGCTTTGATAATCTAAGTCAAACAGCCCATATCAATTTATGAACTTGCAGTTGCTATCAAAGCTAAGGAGATCACGTTATAACTCAacaaaccataaaaattgaaTCTTCAGATGTTTCATTACTCTGCCTATGAAGTACCAGCTATCAACCAAGCCAGAGAATTTGCGGTGAAGTTACCATAAA contains the following coding sequences:
- the LOC108458076 gene encoding uncharacterized protein At4g08330, chloroplastic-like, which produces MENSVFMNHIQHLNGNLLYSFSPASLGHVTYSCGSCGYELNLSSSSRNTATIGSKYGKSIKRGIISFFSIDESRFTQVDEFQCVPYFSRHSWGLFRHRTKLLCRKCGNHIGNAYDEKTSGYPLVLDKSNSSPSNEVSSHRKYDVRIRALQPSSTQELGTLHFM